One window of the Mixophyes fleayi isolate aMixFle1 chromosome 6, aMixFle1.hap1, whole genome shotgun sequence genome contains the following:
- the LOC142160596 gene encoding transient receptor potential cation channel subfamily V member 6-like: MGAGNEEVTIRIQDLPLLRAAKENDIQRLKELLEDDKCDPFQRGAVGETALHVSVQYGNLEAAEVLLDEAPQLINQPMTSDLYRGQTALHLAAVNHIVDMVLVLIQRGADVSSPRATGSFFALSPKNLFYFGEHILTFAACVADTEIVKLLLDHGADLWNQDRWGNTILHILVLQPNKSVSCQMFDFLVSQDCGLQGKTLDEIPNGQGLTPLKLAAVEGNVVMFQHLIQMKRKVQWTFGPVTTMLYDMSEIDSWDKQKSILELIASSNKAHKILNLPPVKELLKKKWHTTGRPCIWFMATIHVLYMICVSLCCANRPLKPRTTNITDPRDITLYVQKTLQEAYVTPDDYLRLLGEIISVIGAIILLLIELSQIRGTGLKYFIVHSFWKDPFRIVRISFSCLTLVVLILRLTDTDGEVIPMSMALVLGWCYIMYFARGFQMLGPFTIMIQKMAASDLLKFCWLMAVVVLGYSMALYVAYQTVDPQALGAFFPYFMTLISTYQLFLNILNGPANYTIDVPDMYSPLYGSFCVIAFLLMFNLLIAMMGDTQAAMAKKKDDLWKAQISGTTAMMERTLPKRLWFGSTEQNLEERQYLSVDERRCHAFPSYDAKESSSESDEDIPPQEPFEKKTDDMDLATRVERRANVIYGPGDGGQVNYNDNDIWEEVIF, encoded by the exons AAGTCACAATACG AATTCAAGACCTTCCACTTCTTCGGGCTGCAAAAGAAAATGACATCCAGCGGCTAAAGGAACTTCTGGAAGATGACAAATGTGACCCATTCCAAAGAG gagCCGTGGGAGAGACGGCTTTGCATGTGTCCGTCCAGTATGGTAACCTGGAAGCTGCAGAGGTTCTACTAGATGAAGCTCCTCAACTAATAAACCAGCCCATGACTTCTGATCTCTACCGAG GTCAGACGGCATTACACCTAGCTGCTGTCAATCACATTGTAGACATGGTGTTGGTGCTGATTCAGAGAGGGGCCGATGTCTCTTCACCTAGAGCTACAGGAAGTTTCTTTGCATTAAGTCCCAAGAATCTCTTTTACTTCG GGGAACACATCCTGACCTTTGCAGCATGTGTAGCTGACACTGAGATTGTTAAGCTACTTCTAGATCATGGGGCTGATTTGTGGAACCAAGACAGATGGG GTAACACGATTCTACATATCCTTGTTCTTCAACCTAATAAAAGTGTTTCGTGCCAGATGTTTGATTTCTTGGTATCTCAGGACTGTGGCTTACAGGGAAAAACTCTGGACGAGAttcccaatgggcagggacttaCACCATTAAAGTTGGCTGCTGTTGAAGGAAATGTGGTT ATGTTTCAGCACTTGATTCAGATGAAGCGAAAAGTCCAATGGACATTTGGTCCAGTTACCACCATGTTGTATGACATGTCAGAGATCGACTCATGGGATAAACAGAAGTCGATACTTGAGCTAATTGCTTCATCAAACAAG gCTCACAAAATATTGAACCTTCCCCCAGTTAAAGAGCTGCTCAAGAAGAAATGGCACACAACCGGACGTCCGTGTATCTGGTTCATGGCCACTATCCATGTGTTATATATGATCTGTGTGTCCCTGTGTTGTGCCAACCGACCTCTGAAACCACGAACCACAAACATCACGGACCCCAGAGACATAACTCTGTATGTCCAGAAAACGCTACAG GAAGCGTATGTCACACCTGACGATTACCTGAGACTTCTTGGAGAGATCATATCTGTCATTGGAGCTATTATATTACTGCTGATCGAG CTCTCACAGATACGAGGGACCGGGCTAAAGTATTTTATCGTCCATTCATTCTGGAAGGATCCGTTCCGTATAGTCAG AATCTCCTTTTCTTGCCTGACCCTGGTGGTGTTAATCCTGCGACTGACTGATACAGATGGAGAGGTGATCCCTATGTCTATGGCCCTGGTGCTCGGCTGGTGCTACATCATGTATTTTGCACGTGGATTCCAGATGCTCGGACCTTTCACAATCATGATTCAAAAG ATGGCTGCAAGTGATCTGTTGAAGTTTTGCTGGCTTATGGCTGTGGTGGTACTCGGGTACAGCATGG CTCTTTATGTGGCTTATCAGACAGTAGATCCACAAGCTCTCGGAGCTTTCTTCCCCTATTTTATGACCCTGATCAGCACATACCAGCTGTTCCTCAATATTCTGAATGGACCTGCCAACTACACTATAGATGTCCCAGATATGTACAGCCCCCTTTATGGCTCATTCTGCGTCATTGCATTCCTCCTGATGTTTAACCTGCTCATCGCCATGATGGGGGACACTCAAGCAGCAATGGCGAAGAAGAAGGATGATTTATGGAAGGCTCAG ATCAGCGGCACTACAGCAATGATGGAGCGGACACTACCAAAGCGTCTGTGGTTTGGGTCCACTGAGCAAAACTTGGAGGAAAGACAATATCTAAG TGTGGATGAGCGGAGATGTCATGCATTCCCATCATATGATGCCAAAGAGTCAAGCAGTGAGTCAGATGAGGATATCCCACCGCAGGAACCATTTGAGAAGAAGACAGATGATATGGATCTGGCCaccagagtggagaggagagcAAATGTCATTTATGGACCTGGAGATGGAGGACAAGTTAATTATAATGACAATGATATATGGGAAGAAGTGATATTTTAG